One stretch of Glycine soja cultivar W05 chromosome 7, ASM419377v2, whole genome shotgun sequence DNA includes these proteins:
- the LOC114418778 gene encoding patatin-like protein 1 has translation MSAFLLLFLVFSSQLIGGLNTPLPSPIYGNLVTILSIDGGGIRGIIPAVVLDHFEKALQAWDKSASLASYFDVIAGTSTGGLMTAMLTTPHPDDPTHPLFTPSGIIEFYKKYGPSIFNETSGWDNAFPGPKYDGKFLHNKARELLQDTRLSQTLTNVVIPTFDLKKLHPVIFSNFQLKTVPSFDAKLSDICIGTSAAPTYLPPYYFENDGTEFNLVDGGVAATNPAMAAVNEVIKQQKLEKNLDISYKKSNEYTKILLLSIGCGTAKAVGYDAQVADQFSATVWAGSGLATNAYDYASKDMTEFYLTTVYPGLQSSDYYLRIQEYNLDPSMDALDNATAMNLENLEKVGQNLLKQPVYSMNVTTFQPEEEKEWGTNAKALKRLAEVLYTEKQLRLRNKSKEKRGRPFIKAVTDLFDRS, from the exons atgtctgcGTTCCTTTTGCTTTTCCTAGTTTTTTCTTCTCAGTTGATCGGTGGACTCAATACACCTCTACCATCTCCAATCTATGGAAACCTCGTAACCATTCTCAGCATAGATGGAGGTGGTATAAGGGGTATCATTCCAGCTGTAGTTCTTGACCACTTCGAAAAGGCTCTTCAG GCATGGGATAAAAGTGCATCACTAGCAAGTTATTTTGATGTCATAGCAGGGACTAGCACAGGAGGACTCATGACTGCTATGCTCACTACTCCTCACCCAGACGACCCCACTCACCCTCTGTTTACTCCCAGCGGAATCatagaattttataaaaaatacggTCCTTCTATATTCAATGAAACTag TGGTTGGGATAATGCATTCCCGGGTCCCAAGTACGACGGCAAGTTCTTACATAATAAAGCACGTGAGTTGCTGCAGGATACGCGATTGAGCCAGACACTGACCAATGTTGTAATACCAACCTTCGACCTTAAGAAACTTCACCCAGTTATATTCTCAAACTTTCAG CTGAAGACAGTTCCTAGCTTTGATGCGAAGCTGTCAGATATATGCATTGGGACCTCAGCAGCACCAACTTATCTTCCACCCTATTACTTTGAGAATGATGGCACTGAATTCAATTTGGTTGATGGTGGCGTTGCAGCAACTAATCCG GCCATGGCTGCTGTCAATGAAGTGATAAAGCAACAGAAGCTGGAAAAGAATCTCGACATCAGTTATAAAAAGTCAAATGAATATACCAAAATCCTGTTATTGTCTATAGGCTGTGGAACTGCGAAGGCTGTGGGTTATGATGCCCAAGTTGCAGATCAGTTCTCAGCAACTGTATGGGCGGGGTCAGGCCTTGCAACTAATGCTTATGATTATGCTTCTAAAGATATGACTGAGTTTTACCTTACCACAGTCTACCCAGGCCTCCAATCTTCTGACTACTACCTTCGAATTCAG GAATATAACTTGGATCCATCCATGGATGCCCTCGATAATGCCACTGCTATGAACTTGGAAAATCTTGAAAAGGTTGGACAGAACTTGCTGAAACAACCAGTTTATAGCATGAATGTGACTACTTTTCAAccagaggaagaaaaagaatggGGAACAAATGCTAAAGCTCTTAAAAG GCTGGCTGAGGTTCTGTACACTGAGAAGCAGCTGCGTTTGAGGAATAAATCGAAGGAAAAAAGGGGACGACCATTTATTAAAGCTGTTACAGACCTGTTTGACCGTTCTTAG